A portion of the Cervus elaphus chromosome X, mCerEla1.1, whole genome shotgun sequence genome contains these proteins:
- the LOC122690237 gene encoding 40-kDa huntingtin-associated protein: MAASAAGLGGGGAGPGPEPGDFLARYRQVSNKLKKRFLRKPNVAEAGEQFAQLGRELRAQECLPYAAWCQLAVARCQQALFHGPGEALALTEAARLFLRQERDARQRLACPAAAGEALQAAAAALGAAVRLHLELGQPAAAAALCLELAAALRDLGQPAAAAGHFQRAAQLQLPQLPLAALQALGHAASCQLLARDYSGALALFTRMQRLARELGGPPPQPTPPPSGPQPATPAALAPPLPPGGGPPATAAPAALGAFADVLVRCEVSRVLLLLLLQPPPAKLLPEHAHTLEKYAWEAFDSHGQDSSGPLPEELFLLLQSLVMATHEKDTEAVKSLQVEMWPLLSAEQNHLLHLVLQETVSPSGQGI, translated from the coding sequence ATGGCGGCTTCTGCGGCCGGcctgggcggcggcggcgcgggcccAGGGCCTGAGCCGGGGGATTTCCTGGCGCGCTACCGCCAGGTATCCAACAAACTCAAGAAGCGGTTCCTGCGGAAGCCGAACGTGGCGGAGGCCGGCGAACAGTTCGCACAGCTCGGCCGCGAGCTGCGCGCCCAGGAGTGCCTGCCGTACGCGGCCTGGTGCCAGCTGGCGGTGGCGCGCTGCCAACAGGCGCTCTTCCACGGGCCCGGCGAGGCGCTGGCGCTGACCGAGGCCGCGCGCCTCTTTCTGCGGCAGGAGCGCGACGCGCGCCAACGCCTGGCCTGCCCCGCCGCTGCTGGGGAGGCCCTgcaggccgccgccgccgcgctggGCGCCGCCGTGCGCCTGCACCTGGAGCTCGGGCAGCCGGCCGCGGCCGCCGCGCTCTGCCTCGAGCTGGCGGCCGCCCTGCGCGACCTGGGCCAGCCGGCCGCTGCTGCCGGCCACTTCCAGCGCGCCGCGCAGCTGCAGCTGCCCCAGCTGCCCCTGGCCGCCTTGCAGGCGCTTGGCCACGCCGCGTCCTGCCAGCTGCTGGCGCGGGACTACAGCGGCGCGCTGGCGCTCTTCACGCGCATGCAGCGCCTGGCGCGGGAGCTCGGCGGCCCCCCGCCACAGCCGACGCCGCCGCCGTCCGGGCCGCAGCCCGCCACCCCCGCGGCCCTCGCCCCGCCGCTCCCGCCTGGCGGTGGGCCGCCGGCTACCGCCGCCCCGGCAGCGCTGGGTGCCTTCGCCGACGTGCTGGTCCGCTGCGAGGTGTCCcgcgtgctgctgctgctgctcctgcagcCACCGCCCGCCAAGCTCCTGCCGGAGCACGCGCACACCCTGGAGAAGTACGCCTGGGAGGCCTTCGACAGCCACGGGCAGGACAGCAGCGGCCCGCTGCCCGAGGAGCTCTTCCTGCTGCTGCAGTCCTTGGTCATGGCCACGCACGAGAAGGACACGGAGGCCGTCAAGTCGCTGCAGGTGGAGATGTGGCCCCTGCTGAGCGCCGAGCAGAACCACCTCCTGCACCTCGTTCTGCAGGAAACCGTCTCGCCGTCTGGCCAGGGGATCTGA
- the RAB39B gene encoding ras-related protein Rab-39B, producing MEAIWLYQFRLIVIGDSTVGKSCLIRRFTEGRFAQVSDPTVGVDFFSRLVEIEPGKRIKLQIWDTAGQERFRSITRAYYRNSVGGLLLFDITNRRSFQNVHEWLEETKVHVQPYQIVFVLVGHKCDLDTQRQVTRHEAEKLAAAYGMKYIETSARDAINVEKAFTDLTRDIYELVKRGDITIQEGWEGVKSGFVPNVVHSSEEVVKSERRCLC from the exons ATGGAGGCCATCTGGCTGTATCAGTTCCGGCTGATTGTCATCGGGGATTCCACGGTGGGCAAGTCGTGTCTGATCCGCCGCTTCACCGAGGGCCGCTTTGCCCAGGTTTCGGACCCGACGGTGGGGGTGGATTTCTTCTCCCGTCTGGTGGAGATCGAACCCGGAAAACGCATCAAGCTCCAGATCTGGGATACCGCGGGTCAAGAGAGGTTCAG ATCCATCACTCGTGCCTACTACAGGAACTCAGTAGGTGGTCTTCTCTTATTTGACATTACCAACCGCAGGTCTTTCCAGAATGTCCACGAGTGGTTAGAAGAGACCAAAGTACACGTCCAGCCCTACCAAATTGTATTCGTTCTTGTGGGTCACAAGTGTGACCTGGATACACAGAGGCAAGTGACTCGCCACGAGGCTGAGAAACTGGCTGCTGCATATGGCATGAAGTACATTGAAACGTCAGCCCGAGACGCCATTAACGTGGAGAAGGCCTTCACAGACCTGACGAGAGACATATATGAGCTGGTGAAAAGGGGGGATATTACTATCCAGGAGGGCTGGGAAGGGGTGAAGAGTGGATTTGTCCCCAACGTGGTTCACTCTTCAGAAGAGGTAGTCAAATCAGAGAGAAGATGTTTGTGCTAG